In one Methanomicrobia archaeon genomic region, the following are encoded:
- a CDS encoding NAD(P)/FAD-dependent oxidoreductase, translated as MNEEKYDVVVVGAGPAGSVTARTAAEKGLDVLLIERNAEIGVPVKCGEGVSKELELIVDIDPRWISTTLHGIVTYGPGGTRVAVSGAGEEVAGYVLERRLFDKHLAQQAAHAGAEVRVKTQAYGLIKEDGYVKGVYANAAGEEVRIRADVVVGADGVESRVGRWAGIDTRLPLADVASCAQFLMCDIEVNKGFFEIIFDAEIAPNGYIWIFPKGEDCANVGLGISGDAFGDGRCAREYLQTFVNDRFPNGKVLTEMYGAVPLSGPVYETVANGLVLVGDAARHANPITGGGILQALQGGAIAGDVIAKAVQEHNVSKKRLREYEKRWKREFGRVLEVGLKVKNIVLNLSNEELIKFFQPLSGDLRMTECTERALLKEMIKKNPRILFSLVRVIF; from the coding sequence ATGAACGAGGAGAAATATGACGTTGTCGTGGTAGGCGCGGGCCCTGCGGGCAGCGTAACTGCGCGAACCGCGGCGGAGAAGGGCCTGGACGTGCTGCTCATTGAGCGTAACGCTGAGATCGGCGTGCCCGTGAAATGCGGGGAGGGCGTGAGCAAAGAGCTCGAGCTGATCGTTGATATCGACCCGCGCTGGATCAGCACCACGCTGCACGGCATTGTCACCTACGGCCCCGGCGGCACGCGAGTGGCAGTATCGGGAGCAGGCGAAGAAGTCGCAGGCTACGTGCTTGAACGGCGGTTATTCGATAAGCATTTGGCACAGCAAGCAGCGCACGCGGGTGCGGAAGTGCGCGTGAAGACGCAGGCGTACGGCCTCATCAAGGAAGACGGGTATGTAAAGGGCGTGTACGCGAACGCTGCGGGTGAAGAGGTTCGCATTCGTGCGGACGTCGTCGTTGGCGCGGACGGCGTGGAATCGCGGGTTGGCCGATGGGCTGGTATTGACACGCGACTGCCCTTAGCAGACGTTGCATCCTGTGCGCAGTTCCTTATGTGTGATATCGAGGTGAACAAGGGCTTTTTTGAGATTATCTTTGACGCCGAGATCGCCCCGAATGGCTATATCTGGATATTTCCAAAGGGCGAGGATTGCGCGAATGTCGGACTGGGGATCAGCGGTGATGCGTTTGGTGATGGTCGATGCGCACGCGAGTATCTGCAGACGTTTGTGAATGACCGGTTCCCGAACGGTAAGGTACTGACGGAGATGTACGGCGCGGTGCCCCTGAGCGGCCCGGTGTACGAAACGGTAGCAAACGGGCTGGTTCTGGTCGGCGATGCGGCACGGCATGCCAATCCCATCACGGGCGGCGGTATTTTGCAAGCGCTGCAAGGTGGCGCGATCGCCGGTGACGTGATTGCAAAGGCGGTACAGGAGCATAACGTCTCGAAGAAACGGTTGCGGGAATACGAGAAGCGGTGGAAACGCGAATTCGGTAGGGTGCTGGAAGTGGGCTTGAAGGTCAAGAACATCGTGCTGAACCTGAGCAACGAGGAACTCATAAAGTTCTTCCAGCCGTTATCCGGCGACCTGAGAATGACGGAGTGCACGGAACGCGCGTTATTGAAAGAGATGATAAAGAAGAATCCGCGAATTCTCTTCAGTCTCGTGAGAGTAATCTTTTGA